The following are encoded in a window of Arctopsyche grandis isolate Sample6627 chromosome 2, ASM5162203v2, whole genome shotgun sequence genomic DNA:
- the LOC143922672 gene encoding gamma-soluble NSF attachment protein-like, with product MAEKIREGEEHLRLAKRSLKTSLIKWRPDYDSAADEFSKAATCFRVGRSIEKAKDCLIRASNCYKENKSLFHAAKSLDQTVILCKDSGNPREIQKLAEDACSLYQQHGSLDAGASVLDKAAKILEHNHPEVALQLFQHAADVVMIEDGSRQAAEYISKAARILVKLRMFDQAADALRREIGCQQLNEAFQAIGRLTVALVLVQLARGDCVAAEKAFKEWGNYCEAPEVHTVEMLLQAFDDEDSDAARAALNSPFIRHMDIEYSQLARSLPMPQGMSNPNVFGLNQKLGLAKDKTDLC from the exons ATGGCGGAGAAGATACGTGAAGGTGAAGAGCACCTCAGGCTCGCAAAACGAAG CTTGAAGACGTCTCTGATAAAATGGAGACCTGATTATGATTCCGCCGCCGATGAATTCAGCAAAGCTG CGACTTGCTTCAGAGTCGGCAGGTCCATCGAGAAGGCCAAGGATTGTCTGATCAGGGCGTCCAATTGCTACAAGGAGAACAAGTCGTTGTTCCATGCCGCCAAGAGCCTCGATCAGACGGTAATTCTATGCAAGGATTCCGGCAATCCGAGGGAGATTCAAAAGCTGGCTGAGGACGCTTGTAGCCTCTACCAGCAGCATGGATCTTTGGATGCGGGTGCCAGCGTTCTGGACAAGGCTGCCAAGATACTAGAGCATAACCATCCAGAGGTGGCTCTGCAGTTGTTTCAACACGCAGCCGATGTCGTCATG ATTGAGGACGGAAGCCGTCAAGCTGCTGAATATATCAGCAAGGCAGCTCGCATCTTGGTGAAATTGCGAAT GTTTGATCAAGCTGCCGACGCTCTTCGTCGTGAAATTGGATGCCAACAATTGAATGAAGCTTTCCAAGCCATCGGCCGTCTGACTGTCGCACTTGTCTTGGTCCAGTTGGCCAGGGGAGATTGCGTCGCTGCCGAGAAGGCTTTCAAGGAATGGGGCAACTATTGCGAAGCCCCAGAAGTCCACACTGTGGAAATGCTACTTCAGGCTTTCGATGATGAGGATTCAGATGCGGCTCGCGCGGCTCTGAACAGTCCGTTCATCAGACATATGGATATTGAGTATTCTCAACTGGCACGTTCTCTGCCAATGCCACAGGGCATGTCCAATCCCAATGTATTTGGACTCAATCAG aaacTCGGCTTGGCCAAGGATAAGACcgatttgtgttaa